A genomic segment from Vidua macroura isolate BioBank_ID:100142 chromosome Z, ASM2450914v1, whole genome shotgun sequence encodes:
- the UTP15 gene encoding U3 small nucleolar RNA-associated protein 15 homolog isoform X1 — protein sequence MAAYKPVVVQACPKLGERITQDTLYWRGYKTPVQIKEFGAVNKIDFSPVPPYNYAVTASSRVSGFFEAFMLLFFSRYLTRRCNALVFWQIHIYGRYSQEPIKTFSRFWHAAYSATYRDDGRLLAAGSEDGSISLFDVSGKAPLRQFEGHTKPVHLVGFLSDKYRIFSGGDDYSSNLWDIPSATEIISYSEHTDYVRCGCASKVNTDVFITGSYDHTVKLFDARTKSSVMTIEHGHPVESVLLFPSGGLLVSAGGRYVKVWDVLKGGQLLVSLKNHHKTVTCLCLNSSGQRLLSGSLDRHVKIYSTTSYRVVHSFNYATSILSLALSPEDETIVVGMTNGVLNVKHRKPEEKNEDSHKKRQPAYRTYVRGRTYMPKQEDFCVSKPVKRVLRKYDKLLRSFQSSKALDAVLEPPIMLHTPEVTVAVMQELHRRGTLRSALAGRDEKQVNLLLTFVARRVIEPRFTPVLVTVADMLTDIYQPVVGQSAIVDKQFLKLQQAIGKEIDCQEELLEVLGMMDTLFATFTKKRDTRLEENKSNGVTEIIETNRNF from the exons ATGGCCGCGTACAAGCCAGTGGTGGTCCAGGCGTGCCCCAAGCTCGGGGAGAGGATCACGCAGGACACGCTCTACTGGCGGGGATACAAG ACACCTGTTCAGATAAAGGAATTCGGTGCAGTAAATAAAATTGACTTCTCCCCAGTCCCGCCATATAACTACGCTGTCACAGCATCCTCGAGGGTAAGTGGCTTTTTTGAGGCTTTTATGCTGTTGTTCTTCAGCCGGTATCTCACCAGAAGATGTAATGCCCTCGTGTTTTGGCAGATCCACATCTATGGCCGTTACTCCCAGGAGCCCATCAAGACGTTCTCTCGCTTCTGGCACGCGGCGTACTCTGCCACCTACCGGGACGACGGGCGCCTGCTCGCCGCGGGCAGCGAGGACGGCAGCATCTCCCTCTTCGACGTCAGCGGCAAAGCACCGCTGAGGCAGTTCGAGGGTCATACCAA GCCAGTTCATCTAGTGGGATTCCTGTCCGATAAATACCGAATATTTTCTGGTGGTGATGATTATTCATCAAATTTGTGGGATATTCCAAGTGCCACAGAAATCATCTCTTACAGTGAACATACTGACTATGTGAGATGCGGCTGTGCAAGTAAAGTGAATACAGATGTCTTCATAacag GTTCCTATGATCACACTGTGAAACTGTTTGATGCACGAACAAAGAGTAGTGTCATGACAATAGAACACGGCCATCCTGTGGAGAGCGTGCTTCTCTTTCCATCTGGTGGACTTCTGGTATCTGCAG GAGGTCGATATGTCAAAGTTTGGGATGTATTAAAAGGTGGACAGTTACTAGTTTCACTTAAAAATCACCATAAAACTGTGACTTGTCTGTGCCTGAACAGCTCTGGACAAAGATTATTGTCGGGATCCCTTGACAG GCATGTGAAGATTTACAGTACTACATCCTACAGAGTGGTCCACAGCTTCAATTATGCAACATCCATCCTCAGTCTTGCATTGTCG CCTGAAGATGAAACCATAGTTGTAGGCATGACCAATGGGGTGCTAAATGTTAAAcacagaaaaccagaagaaaagaatgaagacTCTCATAAGAAGAGACAACCAGCATATAGAACCTATGTGAGAGGAAGAACTTACATGCCAAAACAG gAAGATTTCTGTGTCAGTAAGCCTGTAAAACGTGTTTTGAGAAAATATGACAAGCTGCTCAGGAGCTTTCAGTCTTCCAAGGCTCTTGATGCAGTACTGGAG CCACCCATCATGCTTCATACCCCTGAAGTCACGGTTGCAGTCATGCAGGAGCTGCATCGCAGAGGAACACTGAGAAGTGCACTTGCAGGCCGAGACGAGAAGCAAGTTAATCTCCTGCTTACCTTTGTGGCAAG GCGTGTGATTGAGCCTAGATTTACTCCTGTGCTGGTGACTGTTGCTGATATGCTCACTG acaTTTATCAGCCTGTGGTTGGGCAGTCAGCAATAGTAGATAAACAGTTCTTGAAACTTCAGCAAGCTATCGGAAAAGAAATTGACTGTCAAGAAGAACTACTAGAGGTTTTGGGAATGATGGATACACTGTTTGCTACTTTTACTAAGAAAAGAGATACGCGTCTAGAAGAGAACAAAAGTAATGGTGTCACAGAGATCATTGAAACAAATAGGAATTTCTGA
- the UTP15 gene encoding U3 small nucleolar RNA-associated protein 15 homolog isoform X3 has product MAAYKPVVVQACPKLGERITQDTLYWRGYKIHIYGRYSQEPIKTFSRFWHAAYSATYRDDGRLLAAGSEDGSISLFDVSGKAPLRQFEGHTKPVHLVGFLSDKYRIFSGGDDYSSNLWDIPSATEIISYSEHTDYVRCGCASKVNTDVFITGSYDHTVKLFDARTKSSVMTIEHGHPVESVLLFPSGGLLVSAGGRYVKVWDVLKGGQLLVSLKNHHKTVTCLCLNSSGQRLLSGSLDRHVKIYSTTSYRVVHSFNYATSILSLALSPEDETIVVGMTNGVLNVKHRKPEEKNEDSHKKRQPAYRTYVRGRTYMPKQEDFCVSKPVKRVLRKYDKLLRSFQSSKALDAVLEPPIMLHTPEVTVAVMQELHRRGTLRSALAGRDEKQVNLLLTFVARRVIEPRFTPVLVTVADMLTDIYQPVVGQSAIVDKQFLKLQQAIGKEIDCQEELLEVLGMMDTLFATFTKKRDTRLEENKSNGVTEIIETNRNF; this is encoded by the exons ATGGCCGCGTACAAGCCAGTGGTGGTCCAGGCGTGCCCCAAGCTCGGGGAGAGGATCACGCAGGACACGCTCTACTGGCGGGGATACAAG ATCCACATCTATGGCCGTTACTCCCAGGAGCCCATCAAGACGTTCTCTCGCTTCTGGCACGCGGCGTACTCTGCCACCTACCGGGACGACGGGCGCCTGCTCGCCGCGGGCAGCGAGGACGGCAGCATCTCCCTCTTCGACGTCAGCGGCAAAGCACCGCTGAGGCAGTTCGAGGGTCATACCAA GCCAGTTCATCTAGTGGGATTCCTGTCCGATAAATACCGAATATTTTCTGGTGGTGATGATTATTCATCAAATTTGTGGGATATTCCAAGTGCCACAGAAATCATCTCTTACAGTGAACATACTGACTATGTGAGATGCGGCTGTGCAAGTAAAGTGAATACAGATGTCTTCATAacag GTTCCTATGATCACACTGTGAAACTGTTTGATGCACGAACAAAGAGTAGTGTCATGACAATAGAACACGGCCATCCTGTGGAGAGCGTGCTTCTCTTTCCATCTGGTGGACTTCTGGTATCTGCAG GAGGTCGATATGTCAAAGTTTGGGATGTATTAAAAGGTGGACAGTTACTAGTTTCACTTAAAAATCACCATAAAACTGTGACTTGTCTGTGCCTGAACAGCTCTGGACAAAGATTATTGTCGGGATCCCTTGACAG GCATGTGAAGATTTACAGTACTACATCCTACAGAGTGGTCCACAGCTTCAATTATGCAACATCCATCCTCAGTCTTGCATTGTCG CCTGAAGATGAAACCATAGTTGTAGGCATGACCAATGGGGTGCTAAATGTTAAAcacagaaaaccagaagaaaagaatgaagacTCTCATAAGAAGAGACAACCAGCATATAGAACCTATGTGAGAGGAAGAACTTACATGCCAAAACAG gAAGATTTCTGTGTCAGTAAGCCTGTAAAACGTGTTTTGAGAAAATATGACAAGCTGCTCAGGAGCTTTCAGTCTTCCAAGGCTCTTGATGCAGTACTGGAG CCACCCATCATGCTTCATACCCCTGAAGTCACGGTTGCAGTCATGCAGGAGCTGCATCGCAGAGGAACACTGAGAAGTGCACTTGCAGGCCGAGACGAGAAGCAAGTTAATCTCCTGCTTACCTTTGTGGCAAG GCGTGTGATTGAGCCTAGATTTACTCCTGTGCTGGTGACTGTTGCTGATATGCTCACTG acaTTTATCAGCCTGTGGTTGGGCAGTCAGCAATAGTAGATAAACAGTTCTTGAAACTTCAGCAAGCTATCGGAAAAGAAATTGACTGTCAAGAAGAACTACTAGAGGTTTTGGGAATGATGGATACACTGTTTGCTACTTTTACTAAGAAAAGAGATACGCGTCTAGAAGAGAACAAAAGTAATGGTGTCACAGAGATCATTGAAACAAATAGGAATTTCTGA
- the UTP15 gene encoding U3 small nucleolar RNA-associated protein 15 homolog isoform X2, with product MAAYKPVVVQACPKLGERITQDTLYWRGYKTPVQIKEFGAVNKIDFSPVPPYNYAVTASSRIHIYGRYSQEPIKTFSRFWHAAYSATYRDDGRLLAAGSEDGSISLFDVSGKAPLRQFEGHTKPVHLVGFLSDKYRIFSGGDDYSSNLWDIPSATEIISYSEHTDYVRCGCASKVNTDVFITGSYDHTVKLFDARTKSSVMTIEHGHPVESVLLFPSGGLLVSAGGRYVKVWDVLKGGQLLVSLKNHHKTVTCLCLNSSGQRLLSGSLDRHVKIYSTTSYRVVHSFNYATSILSLALSPEDETIVVGMTNGVLNVKHRKPEEKNEDSHKKRQPAYRTYVRGRTYMPKQEDFCVSKPVKRVLRKYDKLLRSFQSSKALDAVLEPPIMLHTPEVTVAVMQELHRRGTLRSALAGRDEKQVNLLLTFVARRVIEPRFTPVLVTVADMLTDIYQPVVGQSAIVDKQFLKLQQAIGKEIDCQEELLEVLGMMDTLFATFTKKRDTRLEENKSNGVTEIIETNRNF from the exons ATGGCCGCGTACAAGCCAGTGGTGGTCCAGGCGTGCCCCAAGCTCGGGGAGAGGATCACGCAGGACACGCTCTACTGGCGGGGATACAAG ACACCTGTTCAGATAAAGGAATTCGGTGCAGTAAATAAAATTGACTTCTCCCCAGTCCCGCCATATAACTACGCTGTCACAGCATCCTCGAGG ATCCACATCTATGGCCGTTACTCCCAGGAGCCCATCAAGACGTTCTCTCGCTTCTGGCACGCGGCGTACTCTGCCACCTACCGGGACGACGGGCGCCTGCTCGCCGCGGGCAGCGAGGACGGCAGCATCTCCCTCTTCGACGTCAGCGGCAAAGCACCGCTGAGGCAGTTCGAGGGTCATACCAA GCCAGTTCATCTAGTGGGATTCCTGTCCGATAAATACCGAATATTTTCTGGTGGTGATGATTATTCATCAAATTTGTGGGATATTCCAAGTGCCACAGAAATCATCTCTTACAGTGAACATACTGACTATGTGAGATGCGGCTGTGCAAGTAAAGTGAATACAGATGTCTTCATAacag GTTCCTATGATCACACTGTGAAACTGTTTGATGCACGAACAAAGAGTAGTGTCATGACAATAGAACACGGCCATCCTGTGGAGAGCGTGCTTCTCTTTCCATCTGGTGGACTTCTGGTATCTGCAG GAGGTCGATATGTCAAAGTTTGGGATGTATTAAAAGGTGGACAGTTACTAGTTTCACTTAAAAATCACCATAAAACTGTGACTTGTCTGTGCCTGAACAGCTCTGGACAAAGATTATTGTCGGGATCCCTTGACAG GCATGTGAAGATTTACAGTACTACATCCTACAGAGTGGTCCACAGCTTCAATTATGCAACATCCATCCTCAGTCTTGCATTGTCG CCTGAAGATGAAACCATAGTTGTAGGCATGACCAATGGGGTGCTAAATGTTAAAcacagaaaaccagaagaaaagaatgaagacTCTCATAAGAAGAGACAACCAGCATATAGAACCTATGTGAGAGGAAGAACTTACATGCCAAAACAG gAAGATTTCTGTGTCAGTAAGCCTGTAAAACGTGTTTTGAGAAAATATGACAAGCTGCTCAGGAGCTTTCAGTCTTCCAAGGCTCTTGATGCAGTACTGGAG CCACCCATCATGCTTCATACCCCTGAAGTCACGGTTGCAGTCATGCAGGAGCTGCATCGCAGAGGAACACTGAGAAGTGCACTTGCAGGCCGAGACGAGAAGCAAGTTAATCTCCTGCTTACCTTTGTGGCAAG GCGTGTGATTGAGCCTAGATTTACTCCTGTGCTGGTGACTGTTGCTGATATGCTCACTG acaTTTATCAGCCTGTGGTTGGGCAGTCAGCAATAGTAGATAAACAGTTCTTGAAACTTCAGCAAGCTATCGGAAAAGAAATTGACTGTCAAGAAGAACTACTAGAGGTTTTGGGAATGATGGATACACTGTTTGCTACTTTTACTAAGAAAAGAGATACGCGTCTAGAAGAGAACAAAAGTAATGGTGTCACAGAGATCATTGAAACAAATAGGAATTTCTGA